A window from Nitrospirae bacterium YQR-1 encodes these proteins:
- a CDS encoding carbonic anhydrase gives MDRRDFIKFGAAAVLGFCASIPKLVFADKDFEAEVKKLIEGNERFIKGEFKHRDSSAAKLGELSKGQHPFAVVVSCSDSRVDPEIVFDKDLGEIFVVRTAGNVVDKIALGSIEYAVEHLHSPIVVVVGHESCGAVKATLEAKGKVHGNIGAIVDKIVPAAASARKKTKAGEDVLYNAIIENIKLVTKEISTKSPIIAKELKEGKVNVLGAYYSISTGKVTRV, from the coding sequence ATGGACAGAAGAGATTTTATTAAATTTGGCGCAGCGGCGGTGTTGGGTTTTTGTGCTTCAATACCTAAACTGGTTTTTGCCGATAAAGACTTTGAAGCTGAAGTAAAAAAACTTATTGAAGGAAACGAGAGGTTTATCAAGGGAGAGTTTAAACATCGGGATTCGAGTGCCGCTAAGCTTGGTGAACTTTCCAAAGGGCAACATCCTTTTGCGGTGGTGGTATCGTGTTCGGATTCAAGGGTTGACCCGGAAATTGTGTTTGATAAGGACCTTGGTGAAATATTTGTAGTGCGCACTGCCGGCAACGTGGTGGACAAAATAGCACTAGGTAGTATTGAATATGCTGTTGAACACCTGCACAGCCCAATTGTAGTGGTTGTGGGGCATGAGAGCTGCGGGGCGGTAAAGGCTACCCTTGAGGCAAAGGGTAAAGTACACGGCAACATTGGTGCTATTGTGGATAAAATCGTTCCTGCGGCTGCATCTGCCAGGAAAAAAACAAAAGCCGGTGAGGATGTCCTCTACAACGCAATTATCGAAAATATCAAACTTGTAACTAAGGAAATTTCCACTAAAAGCCCGATTATCGCCAAGGAGCTTAAAGAGGGAAAGGTTAACGTTCTGGGCGCATATTATTCTATCTCAACAGGAAAAGTCACAAGGGTTTAG
- a CDS encoding precorrin-8X methylmutase, with the protein MRKGPLIEKDSFTLIGKEMKKEFDSFHLPIVKRIIHATGDFQFEDTILFHPDAVKSAVAAIRRGMDIVVDVKMVEAGINKKALGKFGGKVICRISDEEVEQTALKLSLTRAEAAMEMILSGGVNSNIGIIAVGNAPTALLKAMEIIDTVRFTPALVVGVPVGFVKAEESKDMLSKKSYPFITCLGRKGGSPVAAAILNAIIILAGEK; encoded by the coding sequence ATGAGAAAAGGACCCTTAATTGAAAAAGACAGTTTTACCCTGATTGGAAAGGAAATGAAAAAGGAATTTGACAGTTTTCATCTGCCCATAGTGAAACGGATAATTCATGCCACCGGTGATTTTCAGTTTGAAGATACGATCCTGTTCCACCCTGATGCAGTAAAAAGCGCCGTGGCGGCAATCAGGCGCGGGATGGACATAGTGGTTGATGTTAAAATGGTTGAAGCCGGAATAAACAAAAAAGCCCTCGGTAAATTCGGCGGTAAGGTCATATGTAGGATTTCCGATGAGGAGGTTGAGCAGACCGCCTTAAAGTTGTCCCTGACAAGGGCTGAGGCCGCCATGGAGATGATTCTTTCAGGCGGGGTGAATTCAAATATCGGCATAATTGCCGTGGGTAATGCCCCCACGGCCCTGTTAAAAGCTATGGAAATTATAGATACCGTGAGGTTCACACCGGCTCTTGTTGTCGGCGTGCCGGTTGGTTTTGTAAAGGCTGAGGAATCAAAGGATATGCTCTCTAAAAAAAGCTACCCTTTTATCACCTGTCTGGGCAGAAAGGGCGGCTCACCGGTTGCCGCCGCTATCTTAAACGCTATAATTATTCTTGCCGGTGAAAAATAA